In Miscanthus floridulus cultivar M001 chromosome 8, ASM1932011v1, whole genome shotgun sequence, the sequence TCTATCAGGACATATATGACAGTAGAGCAATGAGTGAATGAAACTACAGAAGTAGCCAGTGACTAATGTCAAACTTTCACATCTCCACTCCTACCTAGAGATTAATATTCATTGCATCGATCCAAGTGAAACGGATCTCACCAAGTGAACCAAAATCATCCTAAATCAAGACAGACAACACATGATCAATAATAGACAAGCAAGCAAGCAATCGGGCAGCCACAACTCACTGTAGCGTTGCAAAGATTAGTAGACTGTATCAGACTCAGACTCCCGGGTAGGAGCTGCAGAGCGTACCCTGCGACACGGCCCGGGCCACCTCCGCCCCCAGCCGCGACGTCAGCCGAGCCGCCGAGACCGCGCTGTGCAGCGGTTGCAGCGACCGCGCCAGAGCCATCCGCCGCCCTAAGGCCGAAGCCCTGCGCCACATGAAAACCCAGTTAAACAACGCCTAATCGGGAAACATCCTCACAGGCCGCTGAACAAAAATGGAAGGACCCCTTACCTGGGGACAGGAGCGAGGGCGCGGGGTAGGGAAGCGGCGGGGCTCCGGCTGGCAGCAGAGCGGAGGAAggccgcggcggcggggcgggtgAAGGAGCGGAGGCGCGACGCCATGGCTTACCCGGGGACAGGGAGGTGACGAGCTCGCGGCTGAGGGGCGGCGAGGCCGTGTGGGTTTTTAGGGTTTTGGACCTTGCCATTTGAGAAAAAGACACAGATGGGCCCTAATGGTAGTACTGTCAGCCCATATAATTGGCCCACATACTATTCAGGCCCGGCCTACTAAAATCACCTCTCTTCTTTCCCCAAACGAAACCAATTGCGTTTTCTTCTCCTGCCTTCGC encodes:
- the LOC136476058 gene encoding protein NONRESPONDING TO OXYLIPINS 2, mitochondrial-like isoform X1, with translation MASRLRSFTRPAAAAFLRSAASRSPAASLPRALAPVPRASALGRRMALARSLQPLHSAVSAARLTSRLGAEVARAVSQGTLCSSYPGV
- the LOC136476058 gene encoding protein NONRESPONDING TO OXYLIPINS 2, mitochondrial-like isoform X2, whose amino-acid sequence is MASRLRSFTRPAAAAFLRSAASRSPAASLPRALAPVPRASALGRRMALARSLQPLHSAVSAARLTSRLGAEVARAVSQETGLSVPR